Genomic window (Lewinellaceae bacterium):
CAGGAGGTGCTGGTGCGATGTTTTCGGGTGGGAAGATAAGTTTCCATTGGGCCAGGGGGAGGCTTGGCACTAGCCAGAATAATATTTTACTCACGTAGCCTTTGCGGAATATTATTCCTTAACTTGGAGTCTTTAGCCGTTCCTGGACAGTCCTATCCCATTATAAAAATGAGCCAGCCTAATTTTTGCGATAGCTAAAGCGCCCTGCTCACTCCATACGCCAATATCCATTCGTTGGTTGACGGTGCGCATCATTCGTTCTATCTTGGCAGAATAGGCTGTTGGTATTTCCCATGTAGCTTCTTCTTGGTTGGTGGCCAAGTGTTCTGCCAGGTTCATCAGGTAGCTCATACAAGCCTTATAGTTAAATTGGCTGCACAACAAAATAGCCGTTGCCAGTTTTTCCAAGCGTTGCTCAATGGTTTTCCCGTTTTCCGGGAAAGCGGCACTAAACACCGTTTTAGCGTGATTTTGTACAGCTCCACCACCTTGTCTTTCCATATGTAGTATTTCAATTGGTGGGTGACATGCCATATATCTCGCTGAATACGGACAAAGCGATCCACGTTTTTTATCCCGGCCAAAATGGCTTTACAGCCATCTATAACTGCTGCCAGTTCCTTGCGTACTTCTATCCAGCCTGTTCAAAGCTTTGCTTGACGGGCAAGAACAAGGCTTCCCATTCTCGTTTTTCCCCATACTTGCCAATGCCTATGTTTACCAGGCGCAGCTTGCCGCCTATCCACTCGGCAACAACTTTAAGCTCGCTGCCCCGCTTGCCGGTGTTTAGAGTGGCTATGCCAGTGCCGTCTGCTAACAGCAAACAGGCTTTCAGGCTACTTATCCCTAGCTCCATTCGTTTGCTAATCCACCAAACAGAGCGGCAAAAACTAACTAAGGCATAACTGCGAAGGCCTAGGCCGGACAATACCTTCTGGGCCGTACGGTAGCTGCCTCAACAACTTTTTAGCCTTGGAATTGTCCATTTCAAAATGGTCATCGGCCAGATCAATCATCCAGGGTTTGATAAAAGCTTTGCCAAATAGGTTCTGCATAAATGGCCCTAACCCGCGCACATTTGTGAGCTACTACATGGCCTACCAGTTGATCCCCTATGAGCGCACAGCAGAGTCATTGTCAGATTTTCTGGGGCAGCCAATCAGCCAGGGCGCGCTGGACAATATGCTGTCTGAGGCCTGTGGCGGATTGGAAGGCTTTGTTGAACAAATGGTGGCCCGCTTGCAACAAGAGGAGGTAGCATGCTTCGACGAGACAAGCATCCGCGCAGAAGGCCGTCAGGCAGGGATACTCTGCTTTTGAAGCACTCAAACACCCTAAACAAGTATTTTCATTTATAGTAGGATGCAAAGATAAAAAAATCACCAAATGAGTTGAGTATCAACTCAACATTCGTATATTTGCATTATGGAAAACACATTCGGTCCATTACTAAAGGAAGTCAGGCGGTCTAAACAGGTCAGTCAACGGGAACTCGCAGAAAGGGTAGGGGTGGACTTCTCCTACATTTCTAAGATTGAAAATAATAGGTTAGCCCCACCAGCCGCCGATACTATTATTAAAATATGTGAGGCATTGGAAGTACCAAGTGAGGTACTTCTGGCTCATGCTGGCAAAGTTAGTTCAGAAATGAAGGATGCTATTACTGCCAGTCCCGCCGCAGTTCGCTTTATGAATGAGATAAAAACCATGAAGCTGACGGATGATGAATGGGGTAAACTATCTGATAACTTGAAGAAATTACGATAACGGTGCAAGGAAACCTTTTTGAAAACATTGAAAAAGCTGCCGCTAAACCGAAAAAAAACAAGGCGGTGAAAGAAGAGGAATTAACGCTTTCTTTTTCAAAGGCTCAGGTATTGGAACAATGTAATCTAAGGTACTACTATCATTACTATGGTAGTAACAAGAAGAAGAAATCTATCCAAGAACCAAATAAAGAAAAGTTGTGGAGCTTAAAAAAACTCTCCAACTTTTCTATGCTGTTGGGGCAAATAATCCATGACACTATTGAAATATTTTTCAAGAAAGCGAAAAGCAGAAATGAGTGGGAGTATGAACAATTGGTTTGGTTAGCGACTAAAAAATTAACCGATTCAATTGAGTATTCTAAAAACTATACAATTGGACAAATAGACAACCTTGAATACCCAATTCCACCTTTGAAAGAGATTGCATTAATGGGAATGGACGCAGAGAAAATTAAAAAAGATGGTATTGAGTTGATTGAAAAATGCTTCACAAATTTTTGCGATAGTCCCGACTTACAGGATTTCTTTTGGAGCGGACATATAGCTTCTACCGCCATAGTAGAAAAGCGAGTTGTCTTTGAAATAGTTGATGGGGTAAAAATTGATGGAAAAGTTGACTTAGCTTACTACGATGAAAATGAAGAATTCTTCCATATCGTAGATTGGAAAACAGGTGAAATAGATTTTGAAGACACGAGTTTACAATTAATAATGTATGCTATTTGGGCTAATCAAGAATTGGGCATTCCTATTGAGGATATTAAAATCTATAAGGCTTACTTGCAAAAGGGCAAACTTGACCAACTAAGGCTCGACGACTATGAAATAGAACGAGCCAAGGCAAAAATATTACAGGATTTTGTTAGCAAGATGAGGCTATTACATCCTAAAGGAATGGTAGCAAAAGCAAGAGCTTTTGAGCCAAGATTAGAAACAAATATTTGTGCATTATGCCCCTTTGAGGATGTATGCTATCACAAAAACTGATACCATTTATGAGTAAAAGTACATTCACTCGCATTATTAAGCCAGGTAAGGATTTGGCTATGAAGGTTCAAATCATTCAGTTGAAGAACCACGATAATTTATCTGGTAAACAAATACAAGCCGTTTGCTCTGCTTTGGGTAATCACCACAAAATAGCCGCCACGCCATATCGTTTAGATGGAATGCAAGCAATAGCTGTCAATGCTAATATGAATGTACCTTGTGACTCAAAGCAAGTTGAAAATAATAAGCAGGAAAAGCTAACGGTTACTTTTGGCTTTAGCTTACCTAAATTGACTTTACATTTCTCCAATCCAGCTCACCGACAAATGCTCGCTGATTTATATTTAAGGAACTTGGTGATACGGGTAAATAATACTCGCGTCTACAAAAGAATAAGTAGTGATAGCCACCGAATATTTTACGAAAGAAAAGCATTTTACAATGAAGGAGATATAGGAGCTTTCCGCAGATTTGCGCTATCTGATGTTATCATAGATGATGTTGGTATTGGTATCAATATCGCAGTTAGTACAGCGTTCTTTAGTCTCAAATCAGTAGCTCAATATTACTCAGAAGGCAATCAAGAACGGTTACATGAATTGATGGATAGAATGTCATTGAACACTAACAGCAGTAGTAACCAAGGGCGAGAGCGTAGAGGTACACTAACTTTTTATGCGCCTAATCGAATCCAAACATGTTATTTTGAAAAGTTTCTTGTAGGAGAAACGTGTAGTTCCTCTGACCCAAAAACAATTGACGGAGTGCATTATGAAAACCTCATGGAATATTACAAGAATGATAATAATTATATAACTGCTGATGACTCCGTTGCGGTTGTTTCGTTTCGAGAACTATCTAATGTCAGAGTACCTGCAAAAAAATTATATGTCCGCGTTTTCAATGATAAACTACCTTGGACATTAGCAAATACTGATAAAATCGACCCCGAAAACAGAGAATATGAAGTGAATAAATTTTGGGATTCAATTGGTGAAAATCCAAATGGCAGCAATCATAACGATTTTCAAAATAATCGTTTTTACAAGCCAAGCCCAAATAGAAGTGGGGTAATAAAGTTGCCAGGCTTAATTTTTGGAAAAAACGGTAAATCTCAAAATATGATATTACCAGCTCCGGACAGATTAAACTATAAAGCCTACAAAGAACATTTTATAAATAGAAAAAGATACCTCGACAGCTATGGATGCTACCACGTTCCGCCAACTATTGAGCAAGAAATACATTTTCCTTTTCCTGAATCTGCCAATCTTTCTGATAACCTCAAAGAAAGGTTAGCCTCCGATGTTTGCAACAAGGTAAGCCAACTCACTAACTCAGACATTGATTATACTATGTATGATTACAACCGTCACATTGACGCAGCTTACACTTTAAAGCAAGAGGCAGAAGATGAAACAGGTATGACCGTTTTTATATTTGATGGTCGTAACCCAGCCGCATATTATCAAATAAGTAATGAATTATCTGGTTGGGGATTAAAGCGATTAACGGTAAAAGAGTTAAAGAAGAAATATCGTCTTCTTCAAGAGGGGAAACAAAATAAATGGGATTCCTACATAGATTTGATTGCCTATGATGTCATTCAAGAAATGAATTGTGTGCCTTGGGTACTAACCAAGAAGCTCAATTATGACATTCATTTAGCGATTGATGTAAGTGAAAAATTCAAATACTACAATCTATCGTTGATGGTTCAAAACGAAGATATGCCATTCCCTATATTTCTAAATAATACTTATCGAAAAACGGATGATTATAAAGAAACTATTAATGCAGAGTTTTTAGAGGATGGGATACGGAGCATTTTAGAAGATGCCAGATACAATATAGGGGATACTTTGAATTCAAAGAATATGCTCATCTATCGAGATGGAAAAGATTGTGAAAAGGAATTTCTTACAATCCAAAAAATCATCCCTGATTTGATTGATACAGGACTTCTTAATACTGACCTCCAATGGGATTTTATTGAATATCGGAAAAGTATGATGCAGAAGCTCCGCATTTACGATAACTTTAATGGAAAGGCTTATAGGGCTTTAGAAGGGGCTTACTTTGATATACATACTAATGACTGGACAATTATTGCAACAACGGGTGCAGCAACTGTAAGGCAAGGTACTCCTAAACCAATTTCAGTAAAAAATACATTCACGAATGGTGATTTGGCTAAAATAAGGGAAGACTTATTTTTAGCATCTCAGTATAATTTTTCCAGTCCAAGCGTAGCTCAAAGACTTAGCCACCCACTAAAAAAAGCTGACGAAGAATTACAAAAGAAAATGGCTGAAGAGGTGAAAGGGTTACGCATAAAATAAAACAACTAACTATGCTGAATGACACAAAGCACTTATCGGTACAAAGTTTCCAACGTAATCAGGGATTGTTAGAGGCGCTTAATAATTTTTTGATTTATTTAAAACTTAAATCAAAGGGATTGGATAGTAAGTTCAAAGCTGAAAAAATAGAAGAGGCAAAAGCAACAATTTTACTTTTTCTAAAGCAACTCAATGATGTCGTTTCAGAAGATAATAATATGGAAGCACCTTCAACTCGATTACTTGGATTGGACACAAGGTTTAAATCTTTAGTTAGCCAATTTAACGAAGCTAAAGGTAAAAAGAGACGCTTTAAATCTGTTTTGTTCAGGCAGAATCCAACCCCTGTAATCCAAATGCTGAATAAGGATGAGATAGGAAGTTCAAAAGAGTTAATTGACTCTTTAACCGAACTTGGAAACTTAATTGAAGACCACCTCTCGACCGATACGAGAGAAGTAATCGGCGATATTTAGATGAAAGAATACTTAGAGAATAATTGTTATTTGATACTTCATGAGGTGGAGTCATCTAAGCAAATCTTACAAAGGCAAGAGGTCTGTGAAGAACTTGTTCCTTTGAAGGAATGGCTTACGAAATACCTTCAAGAACTGGAGGATGAACTTAACCATAATTTGTATTTACTGGATTTGAACGATGAGGATACATTTCGCAATATCTTCAAACAGGTACAAATAATAACAAGAGCATTGGTTTTTTGCAATATCCGTTTGATGCCATCTATTCACCGATACAAACCAACGGATAATGTGTGCTTAAAGCTATTGTCATGGCTTCATAAACAACACCCGATTATGGCGGGGCTTCCTTTGGGCATTTTCGATGGGCAGTTTATGATAGCAGCATCAAACGACTATCCAACAGTTTATTATCTGCCAAATTCTTCTCAGCATATTCTATTGCATCTACCTTTATTTTTTCACGAGATAGGGCATAAATTCTTTGCACACCATCGTCCCGAAATGATGGATTTGGTCAAGGAATTTCAAATTAATTTATTGAGGTTTTTCAAATCGGCGAATCAAAAAAATGATAAGCGTTCAGCGATTCAGGCAAAAAAGACGAAAATTATAGTAGTAGATACTTGGACAAACTGGATTGAAGAATTGTTCTGTGATGCGGTTGGTATCAGGATAGGAGGAGCAAGTTATATCCATGCTTTTTCTTATTATTTGAGAATGTCGGGTCGAGCTGCTTTCTTCAGAACCGAGAAAGATTTAGGTAAAAGCAGCCATCCTGTTTCTTGGCTCAGAGTTAAATTCCTTATAAAATGGGCAGAACAATATGGGTTAGAAAAGGAGGCTCTATCATTATCTGAAGAATGGGAAGCATTGGCAAAAATTCAAGGTATCAAAGA
Coding sequences:
- a CDS encoding PD-(D/E)XK nuclease family protein — protein: MQGNLFENIEKAAAKPKKNKAVKEEELTLSFSKAQVLEQCNLRYYYHYYGSNKKKKSIQEPNKEKLWSLKKLSNFSMLLGQIIHDTIEIFFKKAKSRNEWEYEQLVWLATKKLTDSIEYSKNYTIGQIDNLEYPIPPLKEIALMGMDAEKIKKDGIELIEKCFTNFCDSPDLQDFFWSGHIASTAIVEKRVVFEIVDGVKIDGKVDLAYYDENEEFFHIVDWKTGEIDFEDTSLQLIMYAIWANQELGIPIEDIKIYKAYLQKGKLDQLRLDDYEIERAKAKILQDFVSKMRLLHPKGMVAKARAFEPRLETNICALCPFEDVCYHKN
- a CDS encoding helix-turn-helix transcriptional regulator, translating into MENTFGPLLKEVRRSKQVSQRELAERVGVDFSYISKIENNRLAPPAADTIIKICEALEVPSEVLLAHAGKVSSEMKDAITASPAAVRFMNEIKTMKLTDDEWGKLSDNLKKLR
- a CDS encoding transposase encodes the protein MSYYMAYQLIPYERTAESLSDFLGQPISQGALDNMLSEACGGLEGFVEQMVARLQQEEVACFDETSIRAEGRQAGILCF